From Rhodococcus sp. B7740:
GGAGAACTTCGGCATGTTCTGAGGACCCGTGACCATCGCGGTGTAGATCTCCTGCTCGTTCGCGGGTCCGAGCGGGGGTGCGAACTTGCCCGAGGAGAGAGCTCCGCCGAGGCCCGTGAAGTTGTGGCAGGAGGCGCAGTTGAGTCGGAACAACTCGCTTCCGCGTCCGATGTCGTCGCCGCGCAGGGACTCCTGAGCGATCTCGCCGTTCTCGTCGAGGATGACCGTCGGTCCGCCACCGTTGGCCTGGATGTAGGCACCCAGCGCGTCGATCTGCTTGTCGTTGAACTTCGGCGGCTTGCGCAGCGCCTGCGCCTCGTTGCGGACGGCAGGCATGCGGCCGCTCGACACCTGGAAGTAGACAGCCGCTTCGCCGACGCCGATGAGGCTCGGTCCGCGATCCTGAACACCCTGCAGGTTGGCTCCGTGGCACGTGACGCAGGACGTGTCGTAGAGCTGCTTGCCCTCGCGGATCAGCGCTGCCGAATCGGTATCGGCGGTCGCGACCTGCGGAGCCGGCGTCAGAGCCGAGGCGAGGAATCCTGCGCTCAGAAGGCCCATCATCAGAACGAGCGCACCGGTGATGCGTCGGCGCGTCTTACGCTGCCGTCTCGTCTTGGAGGCGGCGTTGTCGTCGGATGCTGCTGGGGGAGATGAACTCATCTTCTATCCCTTGTCGTGTCGGGACGGACCGAACGTCGGGGGCTGAATCCGTTCGCTCGTTATCTTTGGCGTGCTGACTGTCACTAGCGGATGAAGTAGATCGTTGCGAAGAGGGCAATCCAGACGATGTCGACGAAGTGCCAGTAGTACGAAACGACGATGGCGGCGGTGGCCTGTGCTGGCGTGAACTTGCTGACCAACGTTCTGGTGATCAGGAAGACGAAGGCGATGAGTCCGCCGATCACGTGCAGTCCGTGGAAGCCGGTCGTGATGTAGAAGACCGAGCCGTACACGCTGCTCGAGATCGTCGTGCCCTCGTGCACCAGGTGGTAGTACTCGTACGCCTGGCCGGCCACGAAGAACGTGCCCATCATCAGAGTGATGATGTACCAGCGGCGGAGTCCGAAGACGTCACCTCGCTCGGCGGCGAACACACCCAGCTGACAGGTGAACGACGATGCGATCAGCACCGCGGTCACCGGCACAGCGAGAGCGAGGTTCAGCTCCGTCGGCTCGGGCGGCCAGATTCCATTCGCCTGGGCGCGTGCGACGAAGTACATCGCAAACAGTCCGGCGAAGAACATGAGTTCACTCGACAGCCACACGATCGTGCCGACGCTGACCATATTGGGACGGTTCAGCGAGTGCACGCGTTGGGTGATTGCCGATCCTTGAGTCCCTACAGCGCTCGTCACAAAGAGAAGTATGACCCGTCGTAGTACGGAAGGCATATCCGGGTCCGCTCTTGGCGCGTCGTGTCGGAACGAATCCGGGTCCGTCCTTGTTCCCGTGCTGGTGAGAGCCCCTGTACGGGCCGGTAGGGTCCAGTCGTGCAAGGCTGGCCTCATGGCAAAGCGCACCGAGGGTGGATGGTTTCGGAGACTGTTCTCGCGATCGACGGCAGAACCTCTGGACCCCACCCGTGACGACCTCGTGACAGTGGCGAGTTGCTTCGACGATGCACAGGCGTGTTCGGCCGTGCTCGACGAAGCAGCGAGGACCCAGCCGGTGTGGACGGAATCGGCGGACGTGGTGCTCCGGCATCATCTGGTGTTGCCCTCGCACCAAGTCGAGGACGCTGCGGCGGTCGCGGCTCAGGACGGCTACGAGGTGGGACCGGTCGTCGATCTACCGGAGAACTCCGGTTACCGCCCTCGGGTCGACGACGGCGTGCCTCTGGTACTGCAACGTGTTCAGGTGCTCGACGCCTTGCACTGCTCACAGGAGCGTTCTCGCATGGCCGGGCTCGCCCAGCGACGAGGGGGAGCGGTACTCGGGTGGGACGCACTGCAGCCTGCGCAGCCCGGCGCAGCCTCTGGCTAAGCTTCCACCGCACCGTACGGGCATCGACGGCAGAAGGGCACGGCACAACCACCATGACCGCACCGACCAGTGACGAGCAGCCGCGAACGTGGCGTCGAATTCTCGGAGCGTTGACCACGTACTCCGACCTGTCGAGCGCCGACACCGGTTGGGTGATGGACGAGATCATGTCCGACAACGCCACAGCCGCGCAGATCGCCGCCTTCGGGGTGGCGCTGAAGATGAAGGGCCCGACGCCTGCGGAACTGGAAGGTCTCGCCGAGTCGATGCTCTCGCACGCCCTTCTCGTCGAGACCGACCGTGACGCCGTCGACGTCGTCGGAACCGGCGGTGACGGAGCAGACACCGTGAACATCTCCACGATGGCCGCCATCGTCGTCGCCGCCAGTGGTGTACGAGTGGTCAAACACGGCAACCGCGCAGCGTCGTCCAAGAGCGGAACGACCGATGTGCTCGAAGCGCTGGGAGTGCACGTGAACCTGGGCGCTGCCGGAGTCGCGTCGAGCGTCGAGCAGGTCGGTATCGGGTTCTGCTTCGCCCCGATCCATCACCCCGCGCTGCGTTTCTCCGGTCCCGCTCGCAAGGAGATCGGGATCCCGACGGCGTTCAATGTGCTGGGCCCGCTGACCAACCCCGGCCGCCCCCGCGCCGGACTGATCGGCTGCGCCTTCGAGAATCTTGTCCCCGTCGTCGCGGGCGTATTCGCCCAACGCGGCAGTTCGGTGCTCGTCGTGCGCGGTGACGACGGCCTCGACGAGATCACCCTGTCCACCACGACCACCGTGCACGTGGTGTCCGACGGGGCCGTCACGGTCGAGACCATCGACCCGGTCGACTACGGAATCGCCCGAGCGCCCATCGAAGCACTCAGAGGCGGAGACGCAGAATTCAACGCGGCCGTGGCGCACCGAGTGTTCGCCGGTGAACACGGCCCCGTCCGCGACGCAGTACTGCTCAACGCTGCCGCAGCAATGGCAGCGCACCACGGCGTATCCGACGACCTCCACGCCCGGATCGAAGCCGGATTGGTCACTGCCGCAAAGACAGTCGATTCAGGCGCGGCAGCACAGCTACTCGCCGACTGGGGTCGATGCACCACCGAACTCGCCGACTGACACCGAACGCACCTATTCGCCTATCGAGAACCCCGCATCGACATCGGCACTCGAATAGGACTGGAACGCAATGTGAGTGGTGGTGCTGCGCACACCCCTCACTCGATTGATGTGCTTGGTGATGACCTCTGCGATCGAAGCATGATCGCGAACCTTGACGATGGCGATCAAATCGACATCCCCAGCACACGAATAGACCTCCGACACCCCGTCGACATCGGCCACGGCCTGCGCCGCCTCCGGAATCAGATCGGCCTCGGCGTCGATCAAGACGATGGCATTGATCATCTGTGCTCCTCCAGCATCTCGAGCTCGGTATCCGACGCGAGCTACCCCCAAACCCTAATGGCTGCCATATCCCGAAAGCCGTTCCGCAGGCTCCACTCCTGCCTTGAACGGTCGTTCCGCAGGCTCCACTCCTGCCCTCGCTGCTTCTCTCGCCGTCCGACACCACGACTCCCACGAACCCGCCGACCGTGCCGGGCTGCAGTACCCGCTGCTCGTGCGCACGATCCGGACTCCGTCCGTGCGCAACCACGCCGCGATCAGTCCCACTTCTTCCGGCGGCGCACCGCGAAGCGGCGTCGTATCGGGCAGCACCGTTTCGGCCGACGCGGTGATGGCATCGACGACAGGCATCGGATGCACTCCGCGCGGTGCGACGGCAGCGCCGGCCAGACGGCCGAAGCGCACCACGATCAACTCCCACCCGCCGTCGGCCGTTCGTTTCGCCGCAACGAGTTCGGCAATGGCGGCCACCGCCGCCGATCGGTGCATCCTGCGTAGTGCATCGACGGTGATCGCGATTCGATCACGCAGACGAGCGGCCGTCTCGAACAGCTCCTTGTCCGCGAGCTCGGCGACGCGGCGGCGCATGGAGTACAGCACGGCATCGTCCTGACCGCACACGAGCGCGAGAAACTGCCTCGGGGCGTCCGAGTACTCGTCGGCCGTCAACGGGCCGCACAGTGCCGCAGGGCAGCCTCCGACGTCTGTTGCCGGGCACTGGTCGCCGTGTCGAACCGAGCGCGCGAGTCGGCGAGTGCAGGTTCGCAGGCGGCAGAACTCGGCGACGAGCGCAGCGGCCTCTGCGGCGTCGCCGCGAACCGAGAACGGTCCGAGACTGTTCGGTGTCGGTGTGCGGACGATCGACAGGCGGGGGAACGCCTCGTCGGTCAGGGTGATCCACCACCCCTTCCTGGGGAACTTCGAGCGGCGGTTGTACGGCGGGACGTGCGCCGAGAGCAGACGTAACTCGCGGACCCCGGCTTCGAGCGCGTGCGCACACTCGACGTGGTCGACGCGAGTCGCCAGTGCGACCATCTCCTTCATCCGGCCTCTCGTCTCCGAACCGGTGAAGTAGTTGCGCACACGCCGCTTGAGGTTGTTGGACGTACCGACGTACAGCACCTCGTCGGACGGGCCGCGGAACAGATAGACGCCGGGCGTACCGGGAAGGTGAGCAGCCAGCCCGCGTTTGGCGCGCTGGCCGGCCGACACCGCGGGTAGGTAGTCGACCAACTCGGCGTAGCTGTGAACCCCCTGATTGCCCACCCGTTCGATGAGTCCGTGCAGAACGTCGACGGTCGCTCGGGCGTCGTCGAGCGCGCGGTGGGTGGGCCTGGTACCGGATCGGAACAGTGTGGAGAGCGCCGACAGCTTCACCGAAGGTGCCTCGTCGCGCGTCAGAACTCGTCGAGCCAGCTTGACCGTGCACAGCACCTGGAACCGCGGCCATGCGATGTCGAGACGACTGGCGGCGGCTCTGAGGAATCCCGTGTCGAAGCCGGCGTTGTGCGCCACCAGCACCGAACCGCGTGCGAACTCGAGGAAACCGGGAAGAACCCGTTCGATGCGCGGCGCGCCGATGAGCATCGCCGATGTGATGCCGGTCAGTTCCACGATGTACGGCGGGATGGATCTGCCCGGGTCGATCAGGGTGGCGAATTCGCCGAGAATTTCGCCGCCTCGTACCTTGACCGCCCCGATTTCGGTGATGGCCTCGGTGTCCGCGCTCCCGCCGGTGGTCTCGAGGTCGACGACGACGAACGTGGTCTCGTGCAGCGGGGTGTCGAGTTCGTCGAACGTCAGCTGGATGGGCAGGCTCACCGCGACGACGTTAGGGCCGACCCCCGACAAGAACGTTCATGGTGCCGTCGAACGTCGCCGTGTCACGAAACCTGTCGGTGCCCGTCGCTATCTTTCGCTTCGTCGGCCGATTCGGCCGCCGGAAACCGCAAAGAGACAAGGATCACAATGATCATCGACTGCAGTGACTGCCTGGTCCGTGACATCGCCTGCGCGGACTGCGTCGTGACGGTGCTTCTGGGGGCTCCGGGGATGCCGTCGAGATCGGACGGCCGGTGGGTCGGGCCGCCGTCTCGTATCACTCTCGAGCAGGAAGAACTCGGTGCCATGGGTGTGCTCGCCGATGTCGGCCTCGTGCCCGCACTCAAGCTCGTTGTGAACGATGACGACACCGCCGAGGTTCCGTTGTTATCGACTCGTGACACACCGGGGGATCAGCGCGCCGGCTAGCGAGAATCGAGCCGAATCCGCTCGCCTCGGCGAGTTGGGGTCGACACGGGGGTATGCCATTTCGTAACCTTCCTGAGACCTTGCGGAGTCTCGCCAGTCCAAACCGGAGTGGCGTCGCAAGTCACCGCCTAATCGTTCACTCGCGAGAGTGTTCGTACCGGGAACCCGATATCTACTGGGGTGAATCCCGCTGAGCCACCACACGGTGGCCGGTGGGTAGGGCTGCTCTTCCCAGCCCGAACCCGTCAGCTAACTCGGTCGGCGGACGATAGGAAGAAACGGAGCACCATCTTTCGTGGCGTCACAACTTTCCAACCGATCATTGCGGCGAGTCCTCGTAGCCGGAGCGCTCACTGCAGGCGTGGTCATCCTTCCCGCTGCACCCGCAATGGCGGCCCCCCTCACCATTCCCGGCGTCGGAACCTTCGAGATTCCTGACATCCCGGGCCTCCCTCCCCTCAACATCCCGGGTGTGCCTGCACCGGGTGCGCCGTTGGCACCCCAGGTCACCCCGGCAGCAAAGGCCGTTCAGGCCGCAGAGTCCAAGATCGGAGCACCGTACGTGTACGGCGCTTCGGGTCCGGATTCGTTCGACTGCTCGGGCCTCGTCCAGTGGGCGTACAAGCAGGCCGGCATCAGCCTGCCCCGTACCAGCTACGACCAGGCGGCCGCGGGCACTCCGGTCTCGCGCGACAGCCTGGTTCCCGGCGACGTCGTGTCGTTCTACGGCGGCTCGCACTCGGGCATCTACGTCGGCAACGGCAATGTCGTGCATGCATCCACCTCCGGCGTTCCGGTCAAGGTTGCTCCGCTTGCCTCGATGCCGTTCGACGGTGCTCGCCGTTACTGATTCGAGCGAGCGACGTCCGCTGTGATCGACCGACAGGGTCGAGCCGTCCATCGGCTCGGCCCTGTCGTCGTATCCGGACACCGGCCGCGCGACACGCCGGTCCGGTGGACAGGGAAGCCCCTAGTTCGTAATCTGATCGAGACCTGGTCGATGTTTACTTTGTGACCTGTCACCTCGAATCCCCATCGATTTCGGGCCGTGTTCACGTCCGCGCCCGCAAGAGCATGGGTATGGTTCGGTTTCGGTCCACTTTTCCAACCGTTGCCTCGCTCGAGGCAACACGTGTGAGGACGGAGAGTCGCTTTCCGTGGCCCTATCGAGATCTACCCGAGCGTTGCGGCTGGCCCGCAACTCGGTGGTTGCTGTCGCACTGACCGCGTGCATGGTCGTGGTCCCGATGACGACGGCGACCGCGCAACCGGGATTCGACTCGGCGTCCGATGCGCAGACCGAACTCGCCGAGCTCTCTCGCCAGTCCGAGCAAACCAACGAAGCTCTGCACAACGCGCAGATCGATCTCGACGCCAAGAACCAGCAGCAACTCGACGCACAGGTCGCCGTCGACCGGAGTCGTGCCGCTCTGGACGCAGCGCAGGCGCAGTTGGCGCAGCTCAAACCGGCCATGGACAAGGTCGCCAACGTCAATTACCAGGGTGCGCGGACCAATCGACTGTTCGCCGTGATGGTCAGCGATTCGCCGCAACAGTTGCTCGACCAGATGTCTGCACTGGACGTGATCTCTGCCGATACCGCCGACCAGGTCGCTCGATTCAAGCAGGCGAGCTCGGATGCCGTGACGGCCGAGCAGGCCGCAACGACGGCCGCAGACCAGGCACGTGTCGCGGCCGAACAGGCCAAGGCCGTCAGCGACGACCTTCAGGCCAAGCAGAGTGAGCTGCAGGGTCAGATAGCCGAGGTCATGGCTGCCTACAGTGCACTCTCGTCCTCCGAGCAGTTGGCTCTGGCCGGATCGGCCCTGCCCGAAGGATTCGATCCCACCACCATTCTGCAGAATCTGACGCCGGGATCGGGTGCCAGTGCGTTGCAGGCCGGCCTGACGCAGATCGGCAAGCCGTATGTCTGGGGCGGCACCGGTCCGGACGGCTTCGACTGCTCGGGTTTGGTCGTGTGGGCCTACAAGCAGGTGGGCAAGACATTGCCGCGGTCGAGTCAGGCGCAGGCAGCGGGCGGAACGCCGGTGGATCAGAAGGATCTCCAGCCGGGCGACGTCGTCCTGTTCTACCCGGACATCTCTCACGTCGGGATCTATGCCGGGAACGGCAACGTGCTCCATGCCTCCACCTTCGGTGTTCCTGTGAAGGTTCAGTCGATGGCATCGTTCCCGTACTA
This genomic window contains:
- the qcrC gene encoding cytochrome bc1 complex diheme cytochrome c subunit, yielding MSSSPPAASDDNAASKTRRQRKTRRRITGALVLMMGLLSAGFLASALTPAPQVATADTDSAALIREGKQLYDTSCVTCHGANLQGVQDRGPSLIGVGEAAVYFQVSSGRMPAVRNEAQALRKPPKFNDKQIDALGAYIQANGGGPTVILDENGEIAQESLRGDDIGRGSELFRLNCASCHNFTGLGGALSSGKFAPPLGPANEQEIYTAMVTGPQNMPKFSDRQLTLEEKSDIIAYIKSSTETLPAGGWSIGGFGPGTEMIAIWTVGIIAVVGATLWIGARS
- the ctaE gene encoding aa3-type cytochrome oxidase subunit III, which translates into the protein MTSAVGTQGSAITQRVHSLNRPNMVSVGTIVWLSSELMFFAGLFAMYFVARAQANGIWPPEPTELNLALAVPVTAVLIASSFTCQLGVFAAERGDVFGLRRWYIITLMMGTFFVAGQAYEYYHLVHEGTTISSSVYGSVFYITTGFHGLHVIGGLIAFVFLITRTLVSKFTPAQATAAIVVSYYWHFVDIVWIALFATIYFIR
- the trpD gene encoding anthranilate phosphoribosyltransferase encodes the protein MTAPTSDEQPRTWRRILGALTTYSDLSSADTGWVMDEIMSDNATAAQIAAFGVALKMKGPTPAELEGLAESMLSHALLVETDRDAVDVVGTGGDGADTVNISTMAAIVVAASGVRVVKHGNRAASSKSGTTDVLEALGVHVNLGAAGVASSVEQVGIGFCFAPIHHPALRFSGPARKEIGIPTAFNVLGPLTNPGRPRAGLIGCAFENLVPVVAGVFAQRGSSVLVVRGDDGLDEITLSTTTTVHVVSDGAVTVETIDPVDYGIARAPIEALRGGDAEFNAAVAHRVFAGEHGPVRDAVLLNAAAAMAAHHGVSDDLHARIEAGLVTAAKTVDSGAAAQLLADWGRCTTELAD
- a CDS encoding Lrp/AsnC family transcriptional regulator; translation: MINAIVLIDAEADLIPEAAQAVADVDGVSEVYSCAGDVDLIAIVKVRDHASIAEVITKHINRVRGVRSTTTHIAFQSYSSADVDAGFSIGE
- a CDS encoding DEDD exonuclease domain-containing protein — translated: MSLPIQLTFDELDTPLHETTFVVVDLETTGGSADTEAITEIGAVKVRGGEILGEFATLIDPGRSIPPYIVELTGITSAMLIGAPRIERVLPGFLEFARGSVLVAHNAGFDTGFLRAAASRLDIAWPRFQVLCTVKLARRVLTRDEAPSVKLSALSTLFRSGTRPTHRALDDARATVDVLHGLIERVGNQGVHSYAELVDYLPAVSAGQRAKRGLAAHLPGTPGVYLFRGPSDEVLYVGTSNNLKRRVRNYFTGSETRGRMKEMVALATRVDHVECAHALEAGVRELRLLSAHVPPYNRRSKFPRKGWWITLTDEAFPRLSIVRTPTPNSLGPFSVRGDAAEAAALVAEFCRLRTCTRRLARSVRHGDQCPATDVGGCPAALCGPLTADEYSDAPRQFLALVCGQDDAVLYSMRRRVAELADKELFETAARLRDRIAITVDALRRMHRSAAVAAIAELVAAKRTADGGWELIVVRFGRLAGAAVAPRGVHPMPVVDAITASAETVLPDTTPLRGAPPEEVGLIAAWLRTDGVRIVRTSSGYCSPARSAGSWESWCRTAREAARAGVEPAERPFKAGVEPAERLSGYGSH
- a CDS encoding C40 family peptidase, with the protein product MASQLSNRSLRRVLVAGALTAGVVILPAAPAMAAPLTIPGVGTFEIPDIPGLPPLNIPGVPAPGAPLAPQVTPAAKAVQAAESKIGAPYVYGASGPDSFDCSGLVQWAYKQAGISLPRTSYDQAAAGTPVSRDSLVPGDVVSFYGGSHSGIYVGNGNVVHASTSGVPVKVAPLASMPFDGARRY
- a CDS encoding NlpC/P60 family protein, with the translated sequence MVVVPMTTATAQPGFDSASDAQTELAELSRQSEQTNEALHNAQIDLDAKNQQQLDAQVAVDRSRAALDAAQAQLAQLKPAMDKVANVNYQGARTNRLFAVMVSDSPQQLLDQMSALDVISADTADQVARFKQASSDAVTAEQAATTAADQARVAAEQAKAVSDDLQAKQSELQGQIAEVMAAYSALSSSEQLALAGSALPEGFDPTTILQNLTPGSGASALQAGLTQIGKPYVWGGTGPDGFDCSGLVVWAYKQVGKTLPRSSQAQAAGGTPVDQKDLQPGDVVLFYPDISHVGIYAGNGNVLHASTFGVPVKVQSMASFPYYGARRY